The following are from one region of the Arcobacter defluvii genome:
- a CDS encoding peroxiredoxin, whose protein sequence is MLVTKKAPDFTAKAVLADGQIVENFNLYENIGEKGAVLFFYPLDFTFVCPSEIIAFSKRIDEFSSRGISVIGCSVDSQFSHFAWRETPVENGGIGRVKFPLVADLSKSISRDYDVLFGESVALRGSFLIDADGTVRHAVINDLPLGRNIDEMIRMVDAMLFTNEHGEVCPAGWAKGDEGMKANTAGVAEYLAKNEGKL, encoded by the coding sequence ATGTTAGTAACAAAAAAAGCTCCAGATTTTACAGCAAAAGCTGTACTTGCAGATGGTCAAATAGTAGAAAATTTCAACTTATATGAAAACATTGGTGAAAAAGGTGCAGTATTATTCTTTTACCCACTAGATTTTACATTTGTATGTCCATCAGAAATTATTGCTTTCTCAAAAAGAATTGACGAATTTTCTTCAAGAGGAATTTCTGTAATTGGTTGTTCAGTTGATTCTCAATTCTCTCACTTCGCATGGAGAGAAACACCAGTTGAAAATGGTGGAATTGGTAGAGTTAAATTTCCATTAGTAGCAGATTTATCTAAATCAATTTCTAGAGATTATGATGTATTATTTGGTGAGTCAGTGGCATTAAGAGGTTCATTTTTAATTGATGCTGATGGAACAGTAAGACATGCAGTAATTAATGATTTACCATTAGGAAGAAATATTGATGAAATGATAAGAATGGTAGATGCAATGTTATTTACAAATGAGCATGGTGAAGTTTGTCCTGCTGGTTGGGCAAAAGGTGATGAAGGTATGAAAGCTAACACTGCTGGTGTTGCTGAATATTTAGCTAAAAATGAAGGTAAATTATAA